The following coding sequences lie in one Komagataeibacter sucrofermentans DSM 15973 genomic window:
- a CDS encoding RidA family protein produces the protein MTIKRLQPEERLAGAVVHGGLVYLAGQVADDADLDAEGQTADILRQIDAILAEAGTSKARLLSVQIFLSDMNDMAAMNRAWDAWLDPASKPARATVEARLANPKWKVEITGIAALT, from the coding sequence ATGACCATCAAACGCCTGCAACCTGAAGAACGCCTCGCCGGGGCTGTCGTGCATGGTGGGCTTGTCTATCTGGCCGGGCAGGTCGCCGATGATGCCGACCTCGATGCCGAGGGCCAGACCGCTGACATCCTGCGCCAGATTGACGCCATCCTTGCCGAGGCTGGCACCAGCAAGGCACGCCTGCTTTCGGTGCAGATTTTCCTGAGTGACATGAACGACATGGCCGCCATGAACCGCGCATGGGATGCCTGGCTCGACCCCGCGAGCAAGCCCGCCCGCGCCACGGTGGAAGCCCGCCTGGCCAACCCGAAATGGAAGGTCGAGATCACGGGCATCGCGGCCCTGACCTGA
- a CDS encoding SDR family oxidoreductase, with translation MPDDSHIASSRRTVLAAAAGLVTAAAASGRAQAAEMAAPRPPLVDPENAYPRPPFPEQSQPWPGLAGKMNPRPDHGETSYRGSGRLAGRKALITGGDSGLGRAAAIAYAREGADVAIAYLPQEEPDAREVIALIREAGRKAVALPGDLRDSKYCAQLVQRAHDELGGLDILVSNAGRQRHQASILDITDEQFDETFRTNIYALFHLSKAAIPLMPRGAAIIATASVNAFSPSEILLDYSATKGAIVAFVKSLAKQMVHKGIRVNAVAPGPFWTALQISGGQTEENIHNFGGETPMGRAGQPAEIAPIYVLLASSEASYITGQVYAASGGTGVG, from the coding sequence ATGCCAGATGACAGCCATATTGCCTCCTCCCGCCGCACCGTGCTGGCCGCAGCAGCAGGTCTTGTAACGGCAGCGGCGGCCTCTGGCCGGGCGCAGGCGGCGGAAATGGCCGCGCCCCGCCCGCCGCTGGTCGACCCGGAAAACGCCTATCCCCGCCCGCCTTTTCCCGAGCAGTCGCAGCCCTGGCCCGGCCTTGCGGGCAAGATGAATCCCCGCCCCGACCATGGCGAGACAAGCTACCGTGGCTCAGGCCGGCTGGCCGGGCGCAAGGCGCTGATTACCGGCGGTGATTCCGGCCTTGGCCGTGCCGCCGCCATTGCCTATGCCCGCGAGGGGGCGGATGTGGCCATCGCCTACCTGCCGCAGGAGGAACCCGACGCGCGCGAAGTGATTGCGCTGATCCGCGAGGCCGGGCGCAAGGCGGTTGCCCTGCCCGGTGACCTGCGTGACAGTAAATACTGCGCCCAGCTGGTCCAGCGCGCGCATGATGAACTTGGCGGGCTGGACATACTGGTCAGCAATGCAGGCCGCCAGCGCCATCAGGCCAGTATTCTGGATATTACCGACGAGCAGTTCGACGAGACCTTCCGCACCAATATCTATGCCCTGTTCCACCTGAGCAAGGCCGCCATTCCGCTCATGCCGCGCGGGGCCGCGATCATTGCCACGGCCTCGGTCAATGCGTTCAGCCCGTCGGAGATCCTGCTGGATTATTCCGCGACCAAGGGGGCCATTGTCGCCTTCGTCAAGTCTTTGGCCAAGCAGATGGTGCACAAGGGCATTCGCGTCAACGCCGTGGCCCCCGGCCCGTTCTGGACCGCGCTGCAGATCAGTGGCGGGCAGACGGAGGAGAACATCCACAATTTTGGTGGCGAGACCCCGATGGGCCGTGCGGGCCAACCGGCCGAAATCGCGCCGATCTATGTGCTCCTGGCCTCATCGGAGGCAAGCTATATTACCGGGCAGGTCTATGCGGCCTCGGGCGGCACGGGGGTTGGCTGA
- a CDS encoding CHRD domain-containing protein — MIRFSALPALVVASVAFASPALASVVRFEGHFAGEHGATSHPEGKVETALNTRTNLVKYVITWSGLSGPVTAAHFHGPAPAGEEAGVLVPIPSPYKSGQHGSVLLSSEQAQALQNGQVYVNLHTAALPNGEARAQIERQTPPARP, encoded by the coding sequence ATGATCCGTTTTTCCGCCCTGCCTGCGCTCGTTGTGGCCAGTGTTGCGTTCGCCTCGCCCGCGCTGGCCTCGGTCGTGCGTTTTGAAGGGCATTTCGCGGGGGAACATGGCGCGACATCCCACCCCGAGGGCAAGGTCGAGACCGCGCTGAACACGCGCACCAACCTCGTGAAATATGTCATTACATGGAGCGGCCTGAGCGGCCCGGTCACGGCGGCGCATTTCCATGGCCCGGCCCCGGCAGGCGAGGAAGCGGGCGTGCTCGTGCCCATTCCCAGCCCCTACAAGTCTGGGCAGCATGGCTCGGTCCTGCTCTCGTCCGAGCAGGCGCAGGCACTGCAGAACGGGCAGGTTTACGTCAATCTGCACACCGCAGCCCTGCCCAATGGCGAGGCCCGCGCCCAGATCGAGCGCCAGACCCCGCCTGCCAGGCCGTAA
- a CDS encoding aldose 1-epimerase family protein yields MTENTHSFGDGRLAASVHAKGAELCALRAGGRDLLWGGGAPWQRQSPVLFPIVGRLVDDTAWVEGRPYRMTQHGFARDCTFRWLARDETGCRLELVDTDETRKMFPFAFSLVIEYRIEQGTLSVRYCVTNPDSARVLPASLGAHPAFIWPLAPDVPKNRHVITFDAPEPAPIRRLQGGLLLPEALPTPIKGHTLALDEALFAPDALILDQLASHGLTYGIPDGPGLRLAWEGFPYLGLWMKPGGDFLCIEPWHGIASPVGFSGEFSARPGVFHLQPGQEWRAGWQVGCI; encoded by the coding sequence ATGACAGAAAACACCCATAGTTTTGGCGATGGCCGCCTGGCCGCCAGCGTGCACGCGAAGGGGGCCGAACTGTGCGCCCTGCGCGCGGGCGGGCGCGATCTGCTGTGGGGCGGTGGCGCGCCGTGGCAGCGGCAGTCACCGGTGCTGTTCCCCATCGTGGGGCGGCTGGTTGATGATACCGCCTGGGTAGAGGGCAGGCCCTACCGCATGACGCAGCATGGCTTCGCGCGCGACTGCACCTTCCGCTGGCTTGCGCGTGACGAGACCGGCTGCCGCCTCGAACTCGTCGACACGGACGAGACGCGTAAAATGTTCCCCTTCGCGTTCAGCCTCGTGATCGAATACCGGATCGAACAGGGCACCCTGTCGGTGCGCTACTGCGTGACCAACCCCGATAGCGCGCGTGTGCTGCCCGCCTCGCTTGGCGCGCACCCGGCCTTCATCTGGCCGCTTGCCCCCGATGTGCCCAAGAACCGGCATGTCATTACCTTTGATGCGCCCGAACCCGCCCCCATCCGCCGCCTGCAAGGGGGCCTGCTGCTGCCCGAGGCCCTGCCCACGCCCATCAAGGGCCACACGCTGGCGCTTGACGAGGCCCTGTTCGCGCCCGACGCGCTGATTCTCGACCAGTTGGCCAGCCATGGCCTGACCTATGGCATCCCCGATGGGCCGGGTCTTAGGCTGGCATGGGAGGGCTTTCCCTATCTGGGCCTGTGGATGAAGCCGGGCGGTGATTTCCTGTGCATCGAGCCCTGGCATGGCATTGCAAGCCCGGTGGGGTTCAGTGGTGAATTTTCTGCTCGTCCAGGCGTGTTTCACCTCCAGCCGGGGCAGGAATGGCGGGCAGGCTGGCAGGTTGGCTGCATCTGA
- the bluB gene encoding 5,6-dimethylbenzimidazole synthase, translating into MTITTPPEFSSQFMDQLRDLLRWRRDVRHFRPDPVPEPVLDDLLRTACLAPSVGLSEPWRFVRVDDAARRAAVRADFTRCNEAALADRDGPDALRYARLKLAGLDDAPHHVAVFSHPDPAQGRGLGRATMPQTTTWSTVMAIHTFWLAATAAGVGVGWVSIIDPDQVAAVLDMDPALELVAYLCVGYPAAPASTPELERRGWEHRAPERRQWIRR; encoded by the coding sequence ATGACCATCACCACCCCGCCGGAATTTTCATCCCAGTTTATGGACCAGTTGCGCGACCTGCTGCGCTGGCGGCGTGATGTGCGCCATTTCCGCCCCGACCCGGTGCCCGAACCCGTGCTTGATGACCTGCTGCGCACCGCCTGCCTTGCCCCCTCGGTCGGGCTGAGCGAGCCGTGGCGCTTCGTGCGCGTTGATGATGCGGCCCGGCGGGCTGCGGTGCGGGCGGATTTTACCCGCTGCAACGAGGCCGCCCTGGCCGATCGTGACGGGCCGGACGCCCTGCGTTACGCGCGGCTGAAACTGGCCGGGCTGGATGATGCCCCCCACCATGTGGCGGTGTTCTCGCACCCCGACCCCGCGCAGGGGCGCGGGCTGGGGCGGGCAACCATGCCGCAGACCACCACCTGGTCCACTGTCATGGCCATCCATACTTTCTGGCTGGCGGCGACGGCGGCGGGCGTGGGAGTGGGCTGGGTCTCGATCATTGATCCCGACCAGGTTGCGGCCGTGCTGGACATGGACCCCGCACTCGAACTCGTGGCCTATCTGTGCGTAGGCTACCCCGCAGCCCCCGCGAGCACGCCTGAACTGGAGCGGCGCGGCTGGGAGCACCGCGCGCCCGAGCGGCGGCAGTGGATCCGGCGCTAG
- a CDS encoding DedA family protein: MLESMGLPLPAETLIISASVYCAATHRLDIRWVALAAVMGAVIGDNIGYMIGRRVGLPLLQKYGSRIKLTPQRLLLGRFLFRHHGSGIVFFGRFVALLRVFVALLAGANHMPWPRFMIFNALGGLCWAGGYATGAYYLGRKVTQVSGPASIGLGLAVAVGLVASAVFLRRNEQRLTAQALREAEAENAADGTRAA; the protein is encoded by the coding sequence ATGCTGGAAAGCATGGGCCTGCCGCTGCCTGCCGAGACACTGATCATTTCCGCCTCAGTCTATTGCGCAGCCACCCATCGGCTCGATATCCGCTGGGTGGCCCTTGCTGCCGTGATGGGGGCCGTCATTGGTGATAATATCGGTTACATGATCGGGCGCCGCGTGGGCCTGCCGCTACTGCAGAAATATGGCAGCCGCATCAAGCTCACCCCGCAAAGGCTGCTGCTTGGCCGTTTCCTGTTCCGCCATCATGGCAGCGGCATCGTGTTCTTCGGGCGTTTTGTGGCGCTGCTGCGTGTGTTCGTGGCACTGCTGGCCGGGGCCAATCACATGCCCTGGCCGCGCTTCATGATCTTTAATGCGCTGGGCGGCCTGTGCTGGGCAGGGGGGTACGCCACCGGGGCATATTATCTGGGCCGCAAGGTTACGCAGGTATCAGGGCCAGCAAGCATCGGGCTGGGCCTGGCTGTGGCGGTGGGGCTTGTGGCGAGCGCGGTGTTCCTGCGCCGCAATGAACAGCGCCTGACCGCGCAGGCCCTGCGTGAGGCCGAGGCGGAAAATGCGGCAGACGGAACACGCGCCGCCTGA
- a CDS encoding Rrf2 family transcriptional regulator, translating into MRLTLHTDYALRTLLYMGLHADRRVSIHEIAGAYDISENHLVKVIHRLSRLGLIDARRGRGGGLILGHAPEDIRIGDVVRQTEDDLQLVHCEPSQADGNCCILSDMCKLRGVLSTALGAFMSVLDSTTLADLLPDHERPHLLTRLPGPTQLQQTQQPLAKSA; encoded by the coding sequence ATGCGCCTGACCCTGCACACCGATTATGCCTTACGTACGCTGTTATACATGGGATTGCATGCCGACAGGCGTGTCTCGATCCATGAGATAGCCGGCGCGTATGACATTTCCGAGAATCACCTCGTCAAGGTCATTCACCGACTGTCCCGCCTTGGGCTGATTGATGCGCGGCGCGGTCGTGGTGGTGGCCTTATCCTTGGCCATGCCCCCGAAGATATCCGCATTGGCGATGTCGTGCGCCAGACCGAGGATGACCTGCAGCTGGTCCATTGTGAACCCAGCCAGGCCGATGGCAACTGCTGCATCCTGTCGGACATGTGCAAGCTGCGCGGCGTGCTCTCCACCGCGCTCGGCGCCTTCATGAGCGTGCTGGATTCAACAACGCTGGCCGACCTGCTGCCAGATCATGAGCGCCCGCATCTGCTCACCCGCCTGCCCGGGCCAACCCAGCTTCAACAGACGCAGCAGCCGCTGGCCAAAAGCGCCTGA